A window from Neodiprion fabricii isolate iyNeoFabr1 chromosome 2, iyNeoFabr1.1, whole genome shotgun sequence encodes these proteins:
- the LOC124175439 gene encoding elongator complex protein 3 isoform X1: protein MVKKRKVYTETKEERMMMTIGEIIQGLLTAHEERRDVDLNKLKTRISSKYGLSSSPRLVDIIAAVPLDAKKILLPKLKAKPIRTASGIAVVAVMCKPHRCPHINMTGNICVYCPGGPDSDFEYSTQSYTGYEPTSMRAIRARYNPFLQTRHRVEQLKQLGHSVDKVEFIVMGGTFMSLPEDYRDYFIRNLHDALSGHVSANVDEAVKYSERSRTKCIGITIETRPDYCLKRHLSDMLKYGCTRLEIGVQSVYEDIARDTNRGHTVRAVCESFQLSKDAGFKVVAHMMPDLPNVDIERDVEQFMEFFENPAFRADGLKIYPTLVIRGTGLYELWKTGRYKSYPPSTLIDLIARILSLVPPWTRVYRVQRDIPMPLVSSGVEHGNLRELALARMKDLGTDCRDVRTREVGIQEIHRKVRPYEVELVRRDYVANNGWETFLSYEDPTQDILVGLLRLRKCSNETFRPELKGKCSIVRELHVYGSVVPVNARDPTKFQHQGFGMLLMEEAERIALEEHQSHKIAVISGVGTRNYYRKMGYELDGPYMSKMMVDLRHNLIKMD from the exons ATGGTTAAGAAGCGTAAAG TCTACACAGAGACGAAAGAAGAACGAATGATGATGACAATTGGCGAAATAATACAAGGCCTTTTGACAGCTCATGAAGAACGCCGGGACGTTGatctgaataaattgaaaactagAATCTCTTCAAAATATGGTCTCTCATCGTCACCCAGGCTAGTTGATATAATTGCAGCTGTACCTCTGGACGCTAAGAAAATTCTGTTGCCAAAGCTTAAGGCCAAGCCAATTAGAACAGCAAGTGGT ATTGCAGTTGTCGCTGTTATGTGTAAACCACATAGATGCCCTCACATCAACATGACTGGTAACATCTGCGTGTATTGTCCCGGTGGTCCAGATTCTGATTTTGAATATTCTACACAATCATATACTGGCTATGAGCCAACATCAATGAGAGCAATACGAGCTCGATATAATCCATTCTTGCAAACCAGGCATCGTGTGGAACAA TTGAAGCAATTGGGCCACAGCGTTGACAAGGTGGAATTCATTGTGATGGGAGGGACGTTCATGTCCTTGCCAGAAGATTATAGAGATTATTTCATAAGGAATTTGCATGATGCTCTGTCAGGTCACGTAAGTGCCAATGTGGATGAAGCTGTGAAATACTCCGAGCGAAGTAGGACAAAGTGTATTGGAATTACCATAGAAACACGCCCTGACTACTGTCTCAAAAGACACCTTTCTGATATGCTTAAATATGG TTGTACTCGTCTTGAGATTGGCGTTCAATCTGTTTACGAAGATATTGCACGAGACACCAACAGAGGACACACTGTGCGTGCAGTTTGCGAAAGCTTTCAGCTTTCAAAAGACGCAGGTTTCAAAGTTGTTGCACACATGATGCCTGATTTACCAAATGTTGATATAGAAAGAGATGTTGAACAGTTTATG gaattttttgaaaacccAGCATTTCGTGCAGATGGCCTCAAGATTTATCCCACCCTTGTGATTCGTGGTACAGGGCTTTACGAGTTGTGGAAGACAGGAAGATACAAGAGCTATCCTCCTAGTACACTGATTGACCTTATTGCACGAATTCTGTCTCTGGTACCTCCGTGGACTCGGGTGTATAGAGTGCAGCGAGATATTCCCATGCCCCTTGTCAG CTCTGGCGTAGAGCATGGTAATCTTAGAGAGTTGGCCCTGGCTAGAATGAAAGATCTAGGTACGGATTGTAGAGACGTGAGGACTAGAGAAGTGGGAATTCAAGAAATACACCGTAAGGTTCGTCCTTACGAAGTTGAGCTTGTTCGCCGCGATTACGTTGCCAACAATGGCTGGGAAACTTTTCTATCTTACGAAGATCCTACTCAAGACATTTTGGTCGGATTGCTAAGGCTCAGAAAATGCTCCAATGAAACTTTCAG GCCTGAGTTAAAGGGGAAATGTTCAATAGTCCGAGAATTACACGTTTATGGAAGCGTAGTACCAGTCAATGCAAGAGATCCAACAAAATTCCAGCATCAAGGATTTGGTATGCTTTTGATGGAAGAGGCTGAACGTATCGCTTTAGAGGAGCATCAATCTCATAAGATCGCAGTCATATCAG GTGTCGGAACtcgtaattattatagaaaaatggGATACGAATTGGATGGGCCATACATGTCTAAAATGATGGTAGATCTCAGACATAATCTGATAAAGATGGACTAA
- the LOC124175439 gene encoding elongator complex protein 3 isoform X2: MVKKRKVYTETKEERMMMTIGEIIQGLLTAHEERRDVDLNKLKTRISSKYGLSSSPRLVDIIAAVPLDAKKILLPKLKAKPIRTASGIAVVAVMCKPHRCPHINMTGNICVYCPGGPDSDFEYSTQSYTGYEPTSMRAIRARYNPFLQTRHRVEQLKQLGHSVDKVEFIVMGGTFMSLPEDYRDYFIRNLHDALSGHVSANVDEAVKYSERSRTKCIGITIETRPDYCLKRHLSDMLKYGCTRLEIGVQSVYEDIARDTNRGHTVRAVCESFQLSKDAGFKVVAHMMPDLPNVDIERDVEQFMEFFENPAFRADGLKIYPTLVIRGTGLYELWKTGRYKSYPPSTLIDLIARILSLVPPWTRVYRVQRDIPMPLVSSGVEHGNLRELALARMKDLGTDCRDVRTREVGIQEIHRKVRPYEVELVRRDYVANNGWETFLSYEDPTQDILVGLLRLRKCSNETFRPELKGKCSIVRELHVYGSVVPVNARDPTKFQHQGFGMLLMEEAERIALEEHQSHKIAVISE; this comes from the exons ATGGTTAAGAAGCGTAAAG TCTACACAGAGACGAAAGAAGAACGAATGATGATGACAATTGGCGAAATAATACAAGGCCTTTTGACAGCTCATGAAGAACGCCGGGACGTTGatctgaataaattgaaaactagAATCTCTTCAAAATATGGTCTCTCATCGTCACCCAGGCTAGTTGATATAATTGCAGCTGTACCTCTGGACGCTAAGAAAATTCTGTTGCCAAAGCTTAAGGCCAAGCCAATTAGAACAGCAAGTGGT ATTGCAGTTGTCGCTGTTATGTGTAAACCACATAGATGCCCTCACATCAACATGACTGGTAACATCTGCGTGTATTGTCCCGGTGGTCCAGATTCTGATTTTGAATATTCTACACAATCATATACTGGCTATGAGCCAACATCAATGAGAGCAATACGAGCTCGATATAATCCATTCTTGCAAACCAGGCATCGTGTGGAACAA TTGAAGCAATTGGGCCACAGCGTTGACAAGGTGGAATTCATTGTGATGGGAGGGACGTTCATGTCCTTGCCAGAAGATTATAGAGATTATTTCATAAGGAATTTGCATGATGCTCTGTCAGGTCACGTAAGTGCCAATGTGGATGAAGCTGTGAAATACTCCGAGCGAAGTAGGACAAAGTGTATTGGAATTACCATAGAAACACGCCCTGACTACTGTCTCAAAAGACACCTTTCTGATATGCTTAAATATGG TTGTACTCGTCTTGAGATTGGCGTTCAATCTGTTTACGAAGATATTGCACGAGACACCAACAGAGGACACACTGTGCGTGCAGTTTGCGAAAGCTTTCAGCTTTCAAAAGACGCAGGTTTCAAAGTTGTTGCACACATGATGCCTGATTTACCAAATGTTGATATAGAAAGAGATGTTGAACAGTTTATG gaattttttgaaaacccAGCATTTCGTGCAGATGGCCTCAAGATTTATCCCACCCTTGTGATTCGTGGTACAGGGCTTTACGAGTTGTGGAAGACAGGAAGATACAAGAGCTATCCTCCTAGTACACTGATTGACCTTATTGCACGAATTCTGTCTCTGGTACCTCCGTGGACTCGGGTGTATAGAGTGCAGCGAGATATTCCCATGCCCCTTGTCAG CTCTGGCGTAGAGCATGGTAATCTTAGAGAGTTGGCCCTGGCTAGAATGAAAGATCTAGGTACGGATTGTAGAGACGTGAGGACTAGAGAAGTGGGAATTCAAGAAATACACCGTAAGGTTCGTCCTTACGAAGTTGAGCTTGTTCGCCGCGATTACGTTGCCAACAATGGCTGGGAAACTTTTCTATCTTACGAAGATCCTACTCAAGACATTTTGGTCGGATTGCTAAGGCTCAGAAAATGCTCCAATGAAACTTTCAG GCCTGAGTTAAAGGGGAAATGTTCAATAGTCCGAGAATTACACGTTTATGGAAGCGTAGTACCAGTCAATGCAAGAGATCCAACAAAATTCCAGCATCAAGGATTTGGTATGCTTTTGATGGAAGAGGCTGAACGTATCGCTTTAGAGGAGCATCAATCTCATAAGATCGCAGTCATATCAG AGTGA